The genomic region TCTGATATGCCCGCCCCATTCCGACAGGATCGATACTTCTACTACCTCACTGGCTGCAACGAACCTGGCTGCTTCGTGACATATCACATCGACCGTGATCTTCTAACTTTATGGCTTCCACCCGTCGATAGCGATCCCCGGCATATGCTGTACTATGGTAGGGGAAGCACTGTCGCCGAAGCTCTGGAGAAGTACGATGTAGATGAAGCTCATTACATTAAGCCTCCTGCTCTGAAGACTCTCACGTATCTGACAATGGATGACAATGAGATACACAACTACTCCATAGTGTCCGATGACACGCTGTCTGGACCTCATTCAGATCTCAAACCCTCGACGGTAAAGCTCCGTACAGCGATCGACGCCTGCCGTGTGATCAAGGACGAGCATGAGATCGATCTGATCCGGAGGGCGAACGACATCACTGCAGCGGCCCACGTCAAAGTCATGAAGGGCATACACGATTTCACAAACGAAGCAGAAGTTGAAGCGGCATACATGTCTGTGTGTATAGCTCGAAAGGCAAAGGAGCAAGCATATGACCCCATTGCCGGATCAGGACCCAATGCCGCTACACTGCACTACTCCGCAAACGTCGAAGACTTTGGAGATGGCCAGACGATTGTGCTTGATGCTGGTTGCGAAGTCGAACGATACGCGTCTGATGTGACAAGGACGTTGCCCATCAACAAGAAGCATCCAGGTCATTGGCCATCCCAGGAATCCGAAGACATCTACAGTCTCGTTGAGGAGATCCAGGAATCATGCATAAGCCAGATGCTGCCAGGCAACAAATACATCGAAATCACCTGGCACGCTCATAAAGTCCTCATCGAGGGACTTCTGAAGCTCGGAATCCTCAAGGGCGATGCTCACAAGATCTTCTCCGCTGGGGTCTCAACTGCTTTCCTGCCTCATGGTCTCGGCCATCACGTCGGTCTTGAAGTACACGACGTGTCACCGGTACCGCATCCACCGGCAGAGCTGGATGATGTAGGAGCAGACCGGAGGTACGTGGCTTGGACTGATGCTGCTTACAAGCAGTGGTCTCCCGACTCTAGTGCACTCTTACCGGGAACGAATGCGGCGCAGTCAGATGGAGCCTTCCACGGCGCGTTTCACAGAAGTGCGGCGCAACTCGCCAGTGTCGATGCACCCTCTCTAGAACCCGGTATGGTCGTTACTGTGGAGCCTGGCGTTTACTTTAACGAGCCTTTGCTAGAGAAGTTCCTGCAAGATCCAAAGTTGAGCAAATATGTCGACAGGGAAGTGTTAAGGCGATACGCTCCCGTGGGAGGTGTGAGGATAGAGGATGATATTCTGATCACCAAGGATGGATATGAGAATCTGACGACTGCTCCGAAGGGTGAGGAGATGTTGAAGGTCATTCGTGAGGCTGCTGCAAAAAGATAGTATCTGTAGAAGGGATGCAAAGATGCAAAAAGCTCAAGTCATCGAAGGACACATCAATCTTTCAACTTCGACGTGTTCTTGCAATCGGAGTTGCAGAACAAAAGTCACTGTTCAAGACGAAGTTCGCGAAAAGCACAAACTCGGGACCAGTCCGGCCCAGCATGTGACTCATACAGCCCACCTCCTTTTCTGCAAAAAGATTGAGATCACTCCACACCTAGCATTTGCCAAGACAAAATAGATGCAAAAGGATAATTCACTACAACAGTTGATGAAAAAGATAGTTCACTTGAATTAGTGAATAGATAGCTGAGCTCGGTTTCGATCCTACTATCGCCGTTAATATTCACTTCCAGCACTGAATGGATAGAGTGAATAATACCGAGGACCTCCGGGTCGACCATGACATGGGTGTGAAACCACATATATGAGCCCGGCGCCTGCGTCGATCGTTAGGTGATGTTTGACGCCAATTGTTACGGGAGAGAACGAACGCTTCCGCTGCCTGTAACAAGTGTCAGTATGAAGTTGCCAAGCTTGTGGTGTGAGTCACAACGTACGCCACTCAGCTTTGGTTTGACTGCACCACTGATGCTGATTTGATGGGGTCCGCTCAATCTCAATTACTTATAACTGCACACACACTATACCCTTGCATGTGATCGAAATGGTCGCGAGCTACACTCTATCCTCTTGCCTCACACATTCACTTTGATACAATTAGACGTTTGTTCATTGATCATACATCTTCGCTTCATCAGTCATCGACCATCATCTCACACTACTGCTGACACTCGTACTAGCACCCACAAACCTCCTCATGCCCACATTCTTAGCGGGTATCTTTCCCTTTGCTTTCCCTTTTGCGTCCAACGGATGCTCCATCTCCCACTGTTCATCCTCCCTAAACGCCTCAATCGCAGCCTCCAAATTCCACTCGGATTGCTGCAAATACAGCACTGCGACATCATACCTAAGACGAACAGGTACACTTGGTCAGCACAATCAGCATCCACGTTCGAACATCGACGCTGAACGAAGGGCAACATACTCAGCGACCTTACAAGCCATCATCCACCGCCTCGTCTTGTTCTTCTTCAATTCCTCTTCCTCGGATTCCAAAGGTTGCGGTGAAACAGACACACCGCCGGAGTAGTACTCGCCGGGTATTATGACAGTCTTACGGCCTTGGATGAGGTGATCGCTGAAGACGTTGTTCGCTTTGCGTAGTGCGTGCATGGGAACGCCGTAAGCTAAGGATAATGAATGTAGCGAATCGTCTGGTTTCAGAAAATGGAGGACGTCTTCGTGCGGCTGCTTCTTTTCTCTTGGTGCTTGGTTCGACTGCGATTCTGAATATGCTGGGAGCTCATCATCTTGTGGCGAAGGTTGGACGGGTGGCGGTGTCCGATCGTCCAAGGATGAATATGCTGGTGGATCTCTAAGACCTTGAGGAAGTAACGATGGTTCTGTTGTGATCTGACAGTAGGGACAATATGTCTCGTAGCGGTTATTCTGGTTCAAACATCGGGAACATATCGATCGTCCGCAGCATTCAGGGTATCGGCCTGGGAGCAGGGCTTTCTCGGATGCCGGATCTGAGGCTCGGCCAAAGAATGAGGCACAGGTTGCACAGGCGTCGGCCATGATGGGATGCAGTACGATGTAAGGACTGACTGCACCACTCACTACCAAGATATGTAGTGGTATGTCGTTGCTACCTACGATATGGAATAGACTTCGGATAGTTCGCCGTTCGAGATGCACATGTAAGACGTCAGAAGGGTCCGCGCTACATGTATCATGCTGCACGGCACGCGTGGAGGTCCGTTTGCCACTCGACTAGCCGCGATTCGGCTTTGAGCACAATCTCAGCCTCGAACCACTCCTCAGAGCACATCTCCACACTCTTGTGACTGCTTCCCCTTCATCCTTTCAACGCTGTACAACTTACCACTCTGACCACATACACTCCTTTTCAATCCTTATCGACCTTCGATCACCCACCGTATCAGCCGCTGTTTCCGTCGACACTGCCACTTTGTTTCTGCTCCGCAGCTTCCCGGCCATCTCCCCTGGTTGATCGCGTGCACCAACGGCCGCCTCCGCGACCCGGAGCTTCCTGAGCAACAAACAATACTCGCGCGCCTTTGGCGCATAGCATTCGACGACAAGGACTTGCAGTACGATATACAGACAACATGGCCAACGCGACCATGTTTTACCACCTTCCACCTCTACCCGATTACACGCTCAAGCCGCTGCCTCCGATCGTGCCTGGCTTCGAGGACAAATACCTCGTCATGGCACTGCTCGTGGTGGCATACTGGGCTGTGTCACTTTTCTTCCACCTGATCGACGAGTGGGACTTGTTTCCGCAGTACCGCCTACACACACCGGCCGAAGTGTTGAAACGCAACCACGTCAGCAAGTGGGATGTGTTCAAAGATGTGATTATTCAACAGGTGATACAGACAGTGGTTGGCCTTGGACTGACCATGTTCGACCCGGAGCCTTTCTATGGCAAAGAGGACTACGACGTGGCCTGGTGGGCGCAAAATGTGCGTCTGGCACAAAGAGCTATTCCCGTGGTGTTGGGCACGATTGGGCTGGACGTCAAGACTCTGGCGAACAATTTGGGTGCCTCCCATGCGATGCTGGCAGGCGCGCTCTCTGGTGGCTTCTACCCAGAGCTCATACAGAACACGACACTCCTCGGAGAGTCTGTTCTAGCACCTTCGTTTGCAAGCTGGGAGATGCTCGTCGCAAAGGCGATATACTGGGTTGGCATTCCTGCGCTGCAGTTCCTGGTTGCCATCTGCATCGTGGACACATGGCAGTACTTCTTGCACCGCGCCATGCACATGAACAAGTGGCTGTACACCACTTTCCACAGCCGTCACCACCGTTTGTACGTGCCATATGCATACGGTGCTCTCTACAACCACCCCGTCGAAGGCTTCATGCTGGACACTCTGGGCACTGGCATTGCCTACCTTCTAACTGGCATGACTGTCAGGCAAAGCATGTGGTTCTTCACGATGTCAACGATCAAGACTGTGGACGACCACTGCGGCTACGCTTTCCCATGGGATCCACTGCAGCACATAACCAGCAACAATGCTGGGTACCACGATGTTCACCACCAGAGTTGGGGCATCAAGACGAACTTCTCGCAGCCGTTCTTTACATTCTGGGATGGATTCCTCGGCACGAAATGGACCGGAGGAGATGTCAGCGCACGATATAAAAGAGCACGCATTGCAGCGCAAAAGAAGGTGGATGCGGATGCGACTGTCACAGGCTCCACGCGAGTGGAAAGTGCGGAGAATGATAAGGTCTACGCCCAAGATGCGTCGAAGGCGTCCACTACCGCAAGGAAGGTGCAGTCAGCCGCAGAACCCACAATACCTACAGGCAAGGCCGCCAACCACGCAATAGGATCACGACAGCAGGTCCTGGACGACTCAGCCGCGGGCGGCATGCACATCATAGCCGAAGAGACAGCAGAAGAAGTGAAGGCACGGACAAAGTTGCGACAATCTCAAATACCTCGGAAGAGGACAACAAGTTCTGGCATGGGACTGAAAGGGTTCGCAGATAGGGTAGGCGAGTCTTTACATGGCAAGGGAACGGGAGTACTTGGTGTGGAGAGCCGAAGTTCGAGGTAATCATTATGGTAATATCTAATGCAGACTGGTTATGCCACAAGAGTAACATGAAGACTCGTGTACTTCGCGACCACTCTCAACAATACTATCTCCTTCAGGATGTCGCTGCTCGCTTTCGTCAGTTTCGCTATCGCCCAGCTCGACCTTCCGGGAAGCTCGGAAACTCCTTGTTCAAGATTGTGGGCCGCCTACGAGCCCTGCACGCCTGCAACAAGCAATCGCCGATGCACCACGATCTGACGGATCTGAAAAGACAACAGCCAGGTGCAGGGAAGCGAGATAATGCCCAATTCAGCGAGCTGCAGAAAGAAAGACCCAGAACATCTGCAACGCCAATGCTGTAGCACCTGCAAAGGTCAGACGGGATCGACGAGTAATTCGCCACAGTATACTGTACGGAATAGGGACCTCCGTGATGTCCACCGGCCATATTTCAGGACAGATTGAAGGTCGAGGAGTGTGAGGTTTACGATTTTTAATAATTTCAGCCTCAGCATCGGAACTGGAGCCATGGAATCGAAAGAGCTTGCAGTCCCGTTGGGATCACTTGTCTGCGTGACTGGCTCGAATGGTATGGTTGGGAGTCATATTGTTGACCAGGTCCTGGCTTTTGGATATCGCGTTCGTGGTATTGTACGCAACCTCCAGAAATCGGACTGGATGCTCGAACACTTCAACACCAAATACGGCGCGAACGCTCTCAAAGTCGTCCAAGTCCCCGACCTCGCTATCGAAGGGTCGTTGGACAGCGCGCTCCAAGGTACCGTTCACCACTTCCTACCCACAGCGCCCACTGCCACTAACGCTATCACCAGACTGCGTCGCCCTAATCCACGCCGCCTCAGACCTCTCCTTCTCCCCGGACCCCAACACCGTCAACCCCTCCTCCATAAACCAACTCCTCTGCACCCTACACTCCGCCCTAAAACACCCAACCCTAACCCGCTTCATCTTCACCTCCTCCTCCCTCGCCGCCGCCTCCCAAACCCAGCCCCCGGACCCCTACTCCCTCACCCCCACCTCCTGGAACACCCTCGACCTCGCCGCCGCCTGGGCTCCCCCGTCCTACACCTTGCCTCCCGACCGCTTCACAAAAGTCTACGCAGCATCCAAAGTGCAGGCCGAGCAGGCGTTCTGGGAATGGATGGATCGGACACGGCCGCATTTTGTCGGCAATGCGGTGTTGCCGGATTGGGTTACGGGGGCGCCGGTGCATGGGGCGCAAGGGTTTCCGAGTGGGGTGGCGTTGATGAGGGGGTTGTGGTATGGCGATTCGGGGTTTCGGGCGGTGGGGCCAGGGCATGGGGTGGATGCGGGTGATGTGGGGAGGTTGCATGTTGCGGCGATGGCGAGGGGGGATTGTGCTAGTGAAAGGGTGTTTGCGTATGGGTGGTCGAGGCGGTGGACGGAGGGTATTGAGATGTGGTGAGTTGAGTGGTGATGCGGGTGGGGAGTTTGAGGGGGAAGTTTGAATGGATGCTGATGAGGGTTTAGGCAGGAGATGTATCCGGATCATGAGTTTCCTGGTATGTCCGAGTGATTTTTGGTGGTCAAGATGATTGCTGATTCGTGCTGTAGAGCCTCCACCTAACGAGGGCTATGATATGTCCGCCGGCAGGGTGACTGCACGACCGCGAGCAGAGGAACTACTGGAATGGATCAGTGGTAAGACTTTCCGGCCTATGGAGGAGAGTCTCAAGGAGTTGGGTGATTACATCGAGAAGGACTATAAGGCAAACACTGAGTCGTGACTGTCAATGTGTACGAGCCAGTAGAAGGAATTTTGTTCCTATCTGGCGAGTGCAAACGTGGTGGCGCATCATCCTGTCGTTGAGATATTCGTGTCAAGCTCGCCTGCGTTGTGGGCAGAGGCCGGTCAATGTTGGGCGTGTCACGCCAGTTGCTACGAAGGCGGTCCTTCTTGCTTGTTTGATCGGGTAACATCGTCACAGCATGAGGAATGTCAGGTGGCACTGTCCTTTGTGCGAGAGCGATCGCCAAGCAGTTTCGAGAACACGTTGGGTTCGTGCTACTGAGAAGGATTGGTACAGTACCAGGACTGAGAGTTTTGCGGCATGTTGCGACAAGAGAGTATGAAGAAGATGCGCGAACAGACCGAGGAAGGGTTGGTGACGCAGGACTTTTCGCGACAGAGACCCAGAAGTCTGTGGGTGCCAGCGGATGGTGGTGAACCATTGAAGGGCAGCGGAGGAGAGATGGGGTTATGGAAGAGCATAGCTCGGAGCAGTGAGGAATCGTCACCAGAG from Fulvia fulva chromosome 2, complete sequence harbors:
- a CDS encoding putative Xaa-Pro aminopeptidase, encoding MRPGESVQEVGREVSINLRLRGGGNKYPAKSHARRVADKINVAEGKGLIVLEGTKTVNWPNSDMPAPFRQDRYFYYLTGCNEPGCFVTYHIDRDLLTLWLPPVDSDPRHMLYYGRGSTVAEALEKYDVDEAHYIKPPALKTLTYLTMDDNEIHNYSIVSDDTLSGPHSDLKPSTVKLRTAIDACRVIKDEHEIDLIRRANDITAAAHVKVMKGIHDFTNEAEVEAAYMSVCIARKAKEQAYDPIAGSGPNAATLHYSANVEDFGDGQTIVLDAGCEVERYASDVTRTLPINKKHPGHWPSQESEDIYSLVEEIQESCISQMLPGNKYIEITWHAHKVLIEGLLKLGILKGDAHKIFSAGVSTAFLPHGLGHHVGLEVHDVSPVPHPPAELDDVGADRRYVAWTDAAYKQWSPDSSALLPGTNAAQSDGAFHGAFHRSAAQLASVDAPSLEPGMVVTVEPGVYFNEPLLEKFLQDPKLSKYVDREVLRRYAPVGGVRIEDDILITKDGYENLTTAPKGEEMLKVIREAAAKR
- a CDS encoding Sphingolipid C4-hydroxylase SUR2, whose amino-acid sequence is MANATMFYHLPPLPDYTLKPLPPIVPGFEDKYLVMALLVVAYWAVSLFFHLIDEWDLFPQYRLHTPAEVLKRNHVSKWDVFKDVIIQQVIQTVVGLGLTMFDPEPFYGKEDYDVAWWAQNVRLAQRAIPVVLGTIGLDVKTLANNLGASHAMLAGALSGGFYPELIQNTTLLGESVLAPSFASWEMLVAKAIYWVGIPALQFLVAICIVDTWQYFLHRAMHMNKWLYTTFHSRHHRLYVPYAYGALYNHPVEGFMLDTLGTGIAYLLTGMTVRQSMWFFTMSTIKTVDDHCGYAFPWDPLQHITSNNAGYHDVHHQSWGIKTNFSQPFFTFWDGFLGTKWTGGDVSARYKRARIAAQKKVDADATVTGSTRVESAENDKVYAQDASKASTTARKVQSAAEPTIPTGKAANHAIGSRQQVLDDSAAGGMHIIAEETAEEVKARTKLRQSQIPRKRTTSSGMGLKGFADRVGESLHGKGTGVLGVESRSSR
- a CDS encoding NAD-dependent epimerase/dehydratase terH, with the protein product MESKELAVPLGSLVCVTGSNGMVGSHIVDQVLAFGYRVRGIVRNLQKSDWMLEHFNTKYGANALKVVQVPDLAIEGSLDSALQDCVALIHAASDLSFSPDPNTVNPSSINQLLCTLHSALKHPTLTRFIFTSSSLAAASQTQPPDPYSLTPTSWNTLDLAAAWAPPSYTLPPDRFTKVYAASKVQAEQAFWEWMDRTRPHFVGNAVLPDWVTGAPVHGAQGFPSGVALMRGLWYGDSGFRAVGPGHGVDAGDVGRLHVAAMARGDCASERVFAYGWSRRWTEGIEMWQEMYPDHEFPEPPPNEGYDMSAGRVTARPRAEELLEWISGKTFRPMEESLKELGDYIEKDYKANTES